The Streptomyces sp. NBC_00459 DNA segment GAGCTGGCGGAGTCCTTCACGGACGGCGACCGCACCCCGCCGGTCTTCGACCCCGAGACGAACACCGCGCCCGTACCGGAGTCCTTCAAGAAGAGCTACAAGGCCTTCATGGACTCGGAGTACTGGCGTCTCGGCCTGCCCGAGGAGATCGGCGGCACCACCGCCCCCCGCTCCCTGATCTGGTCGTACGCGGAGCTGCTGCTCGGCGCGAACCCGGCCGTGTGGATGTACGCCTCCGGCCCGGCGTTCGCCGGCATCCTCTTCGACGAGGGCAACGACGTACAGAAGAAGATCGCCCAGATCGCGGTCGACAAGACCTGGGGCTCCACCATGGTCCTCACCGAGCCGGACGCCGGCTCGGACGTCGGCGCCGGCCGTACGAAGGCGGTCCAGCAGGACGACGGCTCCTGGCACATCGAGGGCGTGAAGCGGTTCATCACCTCCGGTGAGCACGACATGGAGGAGAACATCCTCCACTACGTCCTCGCGCGCCCGGAGGGCCACGGCCCCGGCACCAAGGGCCTGTCCCTCTTCCTCGTACCGAAGTTCCTCTTCGACTTCGAGACCGGCGAGCTGGGCGAGCGCAACGGCGTGTACGCGACGAACGTCGAGCACAAGATGGGCCTCAAGGCGTCCAACACCTGCGAGATGACCTTCGGCGACCGGCACCCGGCCAAGGGCTGGCTGATCGGCGACAAGCACGACGGCATCCGCCAGATGTTCCGGATCATCGAGTTCGCCCGCATGATGGTCGGCACGAAGGCCATCTCGACGCTGTCGACCGGCTACCTCAACGCCCTGGAGTACGCCAAGGAGCGCGTCCAGGGTCCGGATCTCGCCAACTTCATGGACAAGACGGCGCCCAAGGTCACCATCACCCACCACCCGGACGTCCGGCGCTCGCTGATCACGCAGAAGGCGTACGCCGAGGGCATGCGCGCGCTGGTGCTGCACACCGCCGCCGTGCAGGACGACATCCAGGTCAAGGAGGCGGCCGGCGAGGACACCGCCGCCCTGGAGGCCATGAACGACCTCCTGCTCCCGATCGTGAAGGGCTACGGCTCCGAGAAGGGCTACGAGCAGCTCGCCCAGTCGCTCCAGACCTTCGGCGGCTCCGGGTTCCTCCAGGAGTACCCGATCGAGCAGTACATCCGCGACGCCAAGATCGACACCCTGTACGAGGGCACGACCGCGATCCAGGGCCAGGACTTCTTCTTCCGGAAGATCGTCCGCAACCAGGGCGCGGCCCTCAACTCCCTTGCCGAGGACATCAAGAAGTTCCTCGCGCCTGGCACGGGCGGCGAGGACCTGGCAGTGGCGCGCGAGCAGCTCGCCAAGGCGGCCGTCGAGCTGGAGGCGATCGTCGGCCTGATGCTGACGGACCTCGCGGCGACCGAGCAGGACGTCAAGAACATCTACAAGGTGGGCCTCAACACCACCCGCCTGCTGATGGCTTCGGGCGACGTCGTCGTCGGCTACCTGCTCCTCAAGGGCGCCGCGGTGGCCACCGAGAAGCTGCGGACGGCGTCGGCGAAGGACGTCCCGTTCTACACGGGCAAGATCGCGGCGGCGAAGTTCTTCGCCGCCAACGTCCTCCCGGGCGTCACCGGCGCCCGCAAGCTCGCGGCGGGCG contains these protein-coding regions:
- a CDS encoding acyl-CoA dehydrogenase, whose translation is MGHYKSNLRDIEFNLFEVLGRDKLYGTGPFAEMDTDTAKSILGEMTRLAENELAESFTDGDRTPPVFDPETNTAPVPESFKKSYKAFMDSEYWRLGLPEEIGGTTAPRSLIWSYAELLLGANPAVWMYASGPAFAGILFDEGNDVQKKIAQIAVDKTWGSTMVLTEPDAGSDVGAGRTKAVQQDDGSWHIEGVKRFITSGEHDMEENILHYVLARPEGHGPGTKGLSLFLVPKFLFDFETGELGERNGVYATNVEHKMGLKASNTCEMTFGDRHPAKGWLIGDKHDGIRQMFRIIEFARMMVGTKAISTLSTGYLNALEYAKERVQGPDLANFMDKTAPKVTITHHPDVRRSLITQKAYAEGMRALVLHTAAVQDDIQVKEAAGEDTAALEAMNDLLLPIVKGYGSEKGYEQLAQSLQTFGGSGFLQEYPIEQYIRDAKIDTLYEGTTAIQGQDFFFRKIVRNQGAALNSLAEDIKKFLAPGTGGEDLAVAREQLAKAAVELEAIVGLMLTDLAATEQDVKNIYKVGLNTTRLLMASGDVVVGYLLLKGAAVATEKLRTASAKDVPFYTGKIAAAKFFAANVLPGVTGARKLAAGVDLDLMDLDEAAF